A stretch of DNA from Streptomyces xanthii:
GCTGCGCGGTGCACTGGCGGTACGCGCGCGAGCTCGCCGTCCGCTTCCCGCGCACCCGCGTCGACCCGGACGTGCTGTACGTGGACGAGGGGCCGGTCGTGACCTCGGCGGGGACGGCGGCCGGGATCGACGCCTGTCTGCACATCGTGCGCAGCGAGCACGGCACCGAGGTGGCCAACGCGATCGCGCGCCGGATGGTCGTGCCGCCGCACCGGGACGGCGGGCAGGCCCAGTACGTGGAGCGGCCGCTGCCGGCGACGCGCTGCGACACGGTCGGCGAGGTGCTCGCGTGGATGGAGCGGAACCTGGACCGGCCGGTGACCGTGGAGGAGCTGGCGGCGCGGGCCCTCATGTCGCCGCGGACCTTCGCGCGGCGCTTCCAGCAGGAGACCGGCACGACGCCGTACCGGTGGCTGCTGCGCCAGCGGGTGCTGCTCGCCCAGGAGCTCCTGGAGCGGACGGACGAGACGGTGGACGCCATCGCGGCGCGCGCCGGGTTCGGCAACGCGGCCGCGATGCGCCACCAGTTCATGAAGGCGCTCGGCACGACACCGAACGCCTTCCGGCGGACGTTCCGGGTGCGGGCGGCGGCCTGAGCCGCGCCCGCCCGGGGCGGGCTACCTGGCCCGCACCTCCAGCAGGGCCCCCTTGGGCTGCAGCGTGATCCCGATGCGGGCCGTGCTGTCCGTCCCCTCGGTCGGCACCAGCCGCCACTTCTGCACCACCGTGCCGAGGATCAGGGACAGTTCGGCCATGCTGAAGTGGTCCCCGGGGCACTTGCGGTTGCCGACGCTGAACGGGGCGTGTGCGGCGGGTGTGACGTCGGCGGCCCGCTCTGGCAGCCACCGGTCCGGGTCGAAGGCCAGGGCGTCACGGAACGCGCGCGGATCGCGCTGCATGGCGAGCGGGCTGTAGAGGATGTCCGTCCCGGCCGGAATGCGATACCCGCCGAGTGTCGTGTCGACGGACGCGAGCCGTGTCAGAATCCAGACCGCGGGGCGTATCCGCATCGACTCGGTGATGAGATTCCGCATATATGCGAGTTCTCCCAGATCACCGAAAGCGACCGGGCGACGCCCGCCCGTCACGGATTCAACTTCCTGGCTAAGCCGGTTTTCGTGCTCGGGGTGTTCGGCGAGGAGCTGAAAGACCCATGTCAGGGTCTTCGCCACATTTTCGGCACCGGCCACGACGAGAGACACGACCTGGTCGTGCACCTCCTGTTCGTTGACGGCTTCACCATTTTCGTCGCGGTCGTCGAGCAATGCCGCGAGGAGGTCGTCGGGATTGCCGCCCGAAGCCGCCTCCGCCCTGCGCTCGGCGATGATCTCGTCGACCATGCGATGCAGATCGGCCAACGCGTTCTCGAATCGGCGATTGGCCGGAAGCGGCAGCCGGTACAGCGGGCCGAAGGAGAGGATCATGCGCCGGTACAGGCCCTCGAAGACGGTGTGCAGCGCCGTGGAGAGCCGGTCGGCGCGCTCGTCGATCGAGTCCACCTGGAGCACCGAACGGGCCACGATCCGGGTCGCCGTGCGGAAGACCTCGGCGGCGATGTCGACGGTCTGCCCGTCGCTCCACCGGTCCGCCATGCGGCGCGCCTCGTCCTCCATGACGGCGGCGTACTCGTGGATCTTGTCCATCCGGAACGCGGGCTGGATGGCCCGGCGCTGACGCCGGTGCAGCGCCCCGTTGCTGGTCGCCACGCCCTTGCCGAGGAGGACGCCCATGGTGTCCCACAGGGGGCCGCCGACCGCGAAGTCGGGACTCTTGAGGAGCGTGGCGACGAGTTCCGGATCGCACACCGCGTAGGCCGTGCGCGGGCCGAGCCGCAGCCGCACCACGTCGCCGCCTTCGCGCAGCCCGGTGAGGAAGCCGAGCGGGTCGCGCAGCAGGCTCCCGGCGTGGCCGAGCACCGGGACGGCGCCGGGCGCGAGGGGCGGGACGCCGGACTCGGCCTCGCCGGCCGTCCGGTCCCGCAGGGTCGAATCGACGGTCATGCGCATTCACCCACCTGATCGGGCTGTTCGTCGCTTATGTAGGGCGGGGTGGACCTGTCGTCCCAGCTGTCCACCGCATATCGCCCTGATTCGTGGTGGAACCAGTACACGGAACTGAACCAGTTCCGCATGTTTCCCACGCACGCCCTTATGGCGTCCGCGAGTTCCTTTCCGTGCTGTCCCACCTGTTCCGCGGACGCCGCCATCTGTTCGACTTCTTTTTCCGCCTCAAGGAAATCGTCGATGGTTCCCTGCACCCTTCGGCGGACTTCCACGACGGCTTCCTGAAGGGAAAGTCCCTGGTGTTTGATGAGACTTATCCCGAGGTTGTGGAGCTCTTCTCCCGCGAGTTCCTTGGGGAGCGAGCAGAGGTCGTTGTACCACGCGGCGAAATCCTGGCAGGCAAGTGCCGCACGCGTAAACGCTTCGTTCTTCCTCACCCACGCGGGCAGTTCGTACTGCGCCGAGGGCTCCAGGAGGTCGAGCCAGATCCAGTGCGCGAACGTGTTCCTGCGCAGGGCGATGTACTCGTCCACGGTCGGCACCGTGCCGGTCATCCGGTTGTGGAACTCCTGGTCGTACGCGTCGATCACCACGTGGAAGTGGCGGGCGAAGCGGGCGTTCCAACTCCTGCTCAGGGAGCCGTAGAGCCGGTTCACGCTCTCCGCGAAGCCCGCGACCAGCGGGTCCTTGTGGTCCAGGTGGAGCTCCGGGGCCTCGGTGGCCGCGTGCAGCTGGACGGCGAGCCGCCGCCAGCTCGCCGTCCTCCCGTGGATCACGTCGCGGTCGTGCCGGTCGTCCCAGACGAAGAACCACGCGCTGTAGTCGCAGATCGCCGACAGCACGTCGTCGGGGGCCCCGATGTAGTAGCCCGCCATCAGGTCCGTGTAGCACAGGCCATCGGCATATTTCTCCACCTTGTCGGCGGGCATCAGACGTTTTTCCAGCAGCCAGGAGCGGGTCTTCTCCTGAAGCTTGGGCCAATACGGGTGCAGGTTGCGAGGAAACGCATCCTCGATCGCCGGCAGCGCCAGCGCCGGTGGGACCACGGTCTCCGGATAAGCAGCCACGAACAAACCCCTCTCTGCCGCCTGTTGGCGTACGCCCCCAGCAGTGCCGGGCGCGCGCCGTTGCGTATCCCCGCGCTTTCTATTCAGCACTACAACTGACCGTTCTGGGAACGGATTTGCTCCCCTCACTACCCCCCGCCGCCGGAATCGTCCCCTTACATGACCGAATCTGTGGCATGAACGGCTGGTCCTGTTCGCACACACAGCCGTACGCGACCGGTTCGCGGGCACAACAGAGCGGCGCCTGGCGGGAATTCATCCGCACCAGGCGCCGCTCGACGCTCAACCGGCCCCTCGGGACCAGGAGTTGCCGCTACTCGTTGGGCACCGTCGCGTAGCGCGGGGTGCCCTCCTCCATC
This window harbors:
- a CDS encoding helix-turn-helix domain-containing protein — encoded protein: MLKNVAAVLLDGVHPFELGVVCEVFGLDRGDVGLPVYDFAVVSAEGPALGTHVPGMTVSTPYGLDRLEEADLVAIPSAGRRYEAYPPELLDALRRAVDRGARVLSLCAGVFVLGEAGLLDGRRCAVHWRYARELAVRFPRTRVDPDVLYVDEGPVVTSAGTAAGIDACLHIVRSEHGTEVANAIARRMVVPPHRDGGQAQYVERPLPATRCDTVGEVLAWMERNLDRPVTVEELAARALMSPRTFARRFQQETGTTPYRWLLRQRVLLAQELLERTDETVDAIAARAGFGNAAAMRHQFMKALGTTPNAFRRTFRVRAAA
- a CDS encoding bifunctional albaflavenone monooxygenase/terpene synthase, giving the protein MTVDSTLRDRTAGEAESGVPPLAPGAVPVLGHAGSLLRDPLGFLTGLREGGDVVRLRLGPRTAYAVCDPELVATLLKSPDFAVGGPLWDTMGVLLGKGVATSNGALHRRQRRAIQPAFRMDKIHEYAAVMEDEARRMADRWSDGQTVDIAAEVFRTATRIVARSVLQVDSIDERADRLSTALHTVFEGLYRRMILSFGPLYRLPLPANRRFENALADLHRMVDEIIAERRAEAASGGNPDDLLAALLDDRDENGEAVNEQEVHDQVVSLVVAGAENVAKTLTWVFQLLAEHPEHENRLSQEVESVTGGRRPVAFGDLGELAYMRNLITESMRIRPAVWILTRLASVDTTLGGYRIPAGTDILYSPLAMQRDPRAFRDALAFDPDRWLPERAADVTPAAHAPFSVGNRKCPGDHFSMAELSLILGTVVQKWRLVPTEGTDSTARIGITLQPKGALLEVRAR
- a CDS encoding terpene synthase family protein; translated protein: MAAYPETVVPPALALPAIEDAFPRNLHPYWPKLQEKTRSWLLEKRLMPADKVEKYADGLCYTDLMAGYYIGAPDDVLSAICDYSAWFFVWDDRHDRDVIHGRTASWRRLAVQLHAATEAPELHLDHKDPLVAGFAESVNRLYGSLSRSWNARFARHFHVVIDAYDQEFHNRMTGTVPTVDEYIALRRNTFAHWIWLDLLEPSAQYELPAWVRKNEAFTRAALACQDFAAWYNDLCSLPKELAGEELHNLGISLIKHQGLSLQEAVVEVRRRVQGTIDDFLEAEKEVEQMAASAEQVGQHGKELADAIRACVGNMRNWFSSVYWFHHESGRYAVDSWDDRSTPPYISDEQPDQVGECA